Genomic DNA from Felis catus isolate Fca126 chromosome E3, F.catus_Fca126_mat1.0, whole genome shotgun sequence:
CCGGCATGGCTCTGCggctccccctgccctcctgcgGGTCGGAGGTCCTGCTCTGTGCAGACCCAGGGAGCGCGAGCCGGGGTGACACCAGGGAGGGCTGTCCAGATGGGGGGGGCACACAGGCCGAGTGAGCCCCCACGTTCTGGTCCTCCTTCCAGCCTCGGACAGAGGCCCAAGGCACATGGTGCCCCGGCAGGTCTCGGGCTGGCATCTTCTCCAGGACCGCACCGCCGGCTCGgggcggcggcgggagggggTGGCGTTTCTGGGGGTGGAAGGACCACTCTAGTCTGGGGATGGCAGAGCTCCCCAGGGGTCTGGCATTTGCTGGCATTTGCACGCACCCACACAAGTGCCGCCTTCCAAGTGGCTGCTATTTGTGCTGGGAGCCGCTCCCCCCACTGCTATCTGGAAAATTCTCCTCTGCTGCTCTCGTCCCCTGTCCTCTCCAGGCCAGAGCTCCTGCCGAAAGCAGAAGAGATGACTGCGGGTTCCTGCCCCCTCCGTCAGATGGCCTCTACCGATGCCCTAGGGACCCTTTGCACAGGACCCCTCTGGACATTTGTGTCCCCCCGACCCGGGGGCCCGGGGGCCCGACCCTCCACCCCCAATTCAGCCGCTTTGCTTGCTGCTCCCCCATCCCGGTCCCGCCACGGAAGCCTCGGCCCCCAGCCCGCCCCTCACTGCCCCCCAAAGCATGACTGTGGCCAACCAGGAAGGGAGATGCCGTGGCGGGGGTGGGCAGCCGGCAGCTGGGGGTCTCCAGGACGAGAGAGCTCCGCAGTCCCAGCCGTCCCCTGTGGGGCCCCggcccaccctccccgccccgcgGGCCCCGCACAGCCGCGTTCCCTCTGCATCTGCCACCTCCAGAGTCAGCACGGTCACGGGCCCCGGGCAGTGCCGGGGGCAGGGGCCCGAGCCCAGCACCCTCGGGCGTCTTTGTTTTCACAGACTGACACTTGACCAGGTGATGCAGGGCTGGTGTGACGAGGTACATGGGAccgcagggcagaggcagggagagcagtCACCAGCTCACGCCAGTGGTCACTCCCCGGCCCGGCAGGCTGGTACGAGCTGGGGGCAGGATAAGGCCGAGGCGCCCTGAGCACTGCCGGTGACGCCTGGCCTCTCCCACCCACTCCCTAGCATTCTAGGAGCCCAGCCTCTATGGTGGGAATGGGCTGGGgggggtgctgacagctcgtccCTGCAGGGCCACCCACGGCCTCGGCCCACACAGCTGGTCCCCGCACCACACAGAGCGTCCGGGCCACAGGGAGTGTGGGGCACTCAGCAGGCCCCCCCCCGAATCTTAGGGTGGGGCTCTGCCCAGCAGGAAATGCAGGccgggcggggggcaggggccaCCTGGGGCCACGCCAGCCCTCGGCGCTCACAGCCGGCTGGTCTGCATGAGCCCGTTGGCCTCGGAGCCGCGCGCGGGCGTCGTGGCCTCCCGAAGCCGGCCGCTCTTGTCGGCCTGGGGCTCCGCGGCCTCCGCGTCCTCGGCGCCGTAGCCCTTGCGGAGGCACAGAACCTTCCGGAAGCTCTGACGGAAGTTGTCAGAGAGGAAGCCGTAGAGCACGGGGTTGGCGCAGCTGTTGGCGTAGGACAGGACGACGACGAAGAAGTAGGCGCCCGCAGAGGCGGGCTCCGCGGGCAGGACGAAGGCCAGGTTGACGATGTTGACAATGAAGAAAGGCAGCCAGCAGCCCGCAAACAccacgaccaccaccaccaccatgcgGGTCGCCTTGCGCTCCGAGCGCCGCCGCGTGGCGCCCACGCGCACGCCCGAcgccttcaccttgaccacgatGAGCAGGTAGCACAGGCAGATGACCAACAGCGGCCCGAAGAAGCCCAGCACGGAAGTGTAGATGATGAACACGGCGCCCCACAGGCCCACGGGCTCCGGCCAGCTGACGTTGCAGGTGTCCCAGCCCTCCTGGATGTCCGCAAAGACCACCAGGGGCAGCGACATGAGCAGCGAGAAGGTCCAGACGCCCGCGCTCGCCAGCTTGGCCACCCGGGGGCGGCGCCAGCGGGCGGAGCGGATGGGGTGGACGACGGCCAGGTAGCGGTCCACGCTCATGACGGTCAGGCAGAAGACGCTGGTGAACTGGTTGATGCCGTCCAAGGTCATGACCAGGCGGCACAGGACGGGGCCGAAGGGCCAGTAGGAGACGGCGTTCTGCGTGGCCAGGAAGGGCAGCCCCAGCATGAGCAGCACGTCGGCCACGGCCAGGTTGAGGATGTAGATGTTGGTGACCGTCTTCATCTTGGCGTGGCGCAGCACCACGTAGATGACCAGCGCGTtaccccccagccccaccacgcACACCAGCAGGTACAGCACGGGCACCACCACGGCGCGGGCCCCCGGCGAGGCCGCCGGCCCCGCCAGCGTCCCGTTGTGGCCGCCCGCGCCGGGGGCCGCCGCCGCGGAGGCGTTCCAGGCGGCCAGCGTGGGGACCGGGAACAGAGGCTCCATCGCGGCCGCTGCGGGCCAGGCGGGGCGAGCGCGGGCACGGCGCGTCCTCTCTGCAAAGACAAGGGAGGACGCGGGGCGATTACCGGCCGAGGTGTTTCCTCCCCGGGCCCCGCCCGCCCGGGAGGCGCAGGATCTCCCCTCGGCGGGTAAACACGATTACTCTGTCCAGCTCGGCTGCGGCCGCGAGTCGCATTAAGCAAATTGTTTGGAAAACAAgcccagagaggaaggagcagggggcTGGCAGCTCGATGGCTTCCAGAGCCCTGACTATCCctatgcacccccccccccacactgccCCGGGGCAGCTCCCCgctgggcctctgccctcctccagtCGGCTAGGGCCtcctggggcctgggggtggtGTCACGGTCCCCATGGCGCCAGCAAGGAGGGGACGGCGCAGGGCGGGTGCAGAAGGACAGGGCAGTGATAGGGAGGTCGGGACGGCGGCCGGGCAGGCCAAGCCCCTCACACCCGGCTGAGGCCGGACATGACACCTGCCGAGCCCTGCTCTCCTGGGTGACCCCACAGCCAGACTCCAGGTGACCTCCTGGAGCCATCAGGAGGGGGCCAGGCCTTGCGTGTGGCCGAGGAGCCAGACCTCAGTCTGCAGAGCCCCCTCCAGCGTCCACCGCAGGCTCTCAGGACCACCGTCCCCTCAGGAGCGCCCTCAGAGCCCGCAGGCTGGCCAGAGGACTTGGTGCCCTGGTCCTCAGAGCTGCCGCTGGGCAGGGTGTCTCTGGGCCGAGGGGACGACATAGGAGACCGCTCTGGGGTGCAATCATCACAGCTGTGAGGGACACGCTCTGGGCATGCCCTCTGGGGCTGGCCCGCCACCTCCACGGCCACGGCCCAGGGCGGGGAGCGGAGCAGGTAGGTGAGGTCCTTATGTGCCCTAGACCAGGGAACACACGGAGCCCAGGCCAGAAGGGCACGCATGCGTGTGAGCGGGGGccagcccctgggagagggggtgTGCAGGGGCAAGGCTTTGGGTCTCGTGGAGGAAGAGgcacaggcagagaagggaaaacGTTAACGTCCCCGGTTCAAGGTCATGGACACACATGTGTCCTTATGTAGTTTTGGCGCTTTTCCGTATGTTTGAGAAAGTTCATAAAAGCAATGCTGCTCCGGAGAAAATAACTGTCTCCGCTGAtgacaggaagagaaagggggcacAGCGCACAGGGGGTGGGGGCCTAAGTGCCCCAGGGGACCCAACCAGGGCCACTCGGGCCCAGAggtccccctgccctgcccggcTGGCCCGCAGTGCCCCGAGTTTCCTCAGAGCAGAGGACACCCCCAGTGGTGGCCAGCCCCGGACTCTGGCAGAcaaatggggggggagggggtgtccggGGGTGTGTGTCTggaacaaagaacaaaggcaGGTGTCAGAAAGAAACCTGAAGGTCCCGATGGGCCGACTCTCCAAGTTCGTTACGAAATGTGGCCCTAGAAAACCGGCAACGGGGAGGTGGGCCAGCCGGTCCATTTCATgcgaaattaaaaataataggaatCGACAAGCATGTCCAAGATCTGTTTAAATAAATACGTTTAGGTACCTCAATAAGGCACGggtaaaaatattatgaaacaaaTTTGGCTCCTGTCTAAGAAGTAAAATGAGCAagtgtgtatttttgaaaattcacaaCTCTCGGGTGTGAAAAATCatttggacttaaaaaaaaaaatccataaaagtcAGAATCAAGTTGGGTCTGGACACAGCTGAAGAGAGACtcggagaaggggagaggggtcGAGGGCCCTGCGAGCGGGGTGGGCGGACGAGAGGGCACCGGCAGCAGGGACGGCCACGGACAGGAGCCCTGCGCCCCCGGGGAGGACGGATAAGACCCGGATGAGGAGAAAATCCCCCAGAATGGCAGCTGGGAGACAGCGGGCCCCAGACGGAGAACTTGCATCGGGACGAGTGCAGCCAGTGGAGAGCACTGTCCCCCTGGGTCCCCTCTGGGTGGAGGTtcgtgggagggggagagacactCGGGGTTGGGCTGGATCTGCTGCTCCTGGTTCGGAGGGCCCCTGGCAGCTATATGGGGACCCGATGTGAGCCAAGTGACTGGGACTAAGACAAGGCAAGGCACGGCCTCTGGAGACAACCGCATCTCCAGACAAAGCTGGGGATCCCTCGGCTGGAAGCGGCATTCCCGGGTTGGGGGGTCCACACCTCCCCGGGGGGCCCAGCTGGGAGGAGGGCTTTCCGGGGACACTCGGGCTGAGACCGGCCCATTGGTCTCTGTGCCCCAGGCCCCCGCtcacatttggggaaaaaatactcAAGAAGGGGCTTCTGGCTCCTTTTCCTGCATGGGACCCCGAGTGCTGGGAGGGGAAGAAGCCACCGTCCCCTGAGATGTTCGGCTCACCCACGGAGGGAGGGGCGACTGTCAGCTCAGATGCGTCcctggctggggcctggggcccccCGGGCGTGGCATAGTCGAATGTGAGCTCAGGCCTGACTCAGATAGCCCgtgccttccagaagcttctcaGGGCTCCCCTGAGATGACTCCGGAGCCCCGGCACCCCACGGACACCCCAATTCCTCAGGCCGTGGAGCCGCGAAGAACGAAACTAGGCCATTACAGTGGCGCCTGCCTCCGGGAACACGGTTCTACAGGAGCCATTATTTAGAAGTGGCAATCGTCTTAGTCACAGAAATTACACTCCTGGCAAATTGTCCCTGGGGCCCTTCCTCCTGCGACGGGGGatttagtgggggggggggggtgtggaatcAGCCACGGGCCCGCGCTGGGGCTCTCTGACCCAGAGCCCCCCACCAGGGAAGGACTGCCTGCCCACTGATGTGGCCCAGGGAACAGaccccctaccctccctcccGTCCCGCCAGGGATCTTGGGGGTTGGCGGGTCACGtcacctccctgagcccctgGCAAATGGAAAGTCCCTGAACACATGAAATAAATTCAGATACGCAAGATGCTgtgtgcagtgcctggcacacagtaggtgctaaaTAATTGCTCCTTCTCGCCTGCCCCAAACAGCCCAGCATCTTCTCCCAGTGTCGGAAAAGGTTCCTGCCCTGGGCTTCAGGGAGAAGGGGCTGGAGGCTTCCCGGGGacgtggggaggggacaggcccTCAGTGCCCAGAGCTCCGCAGCTTCCCCCGGGCTGGCCCCACGTGAGGTCGGCAGGAGAGGGCAGGTGTCCTCCACCCAGGGCAGCACCAGCCGGGAGCGGCTCCGTGTTCCGGGGGTCCTCACCTCCCCCGACCTGCGCAGGGCAGGGGCCAACACCCAGAGGACCGGCCCCAGCACCGCATCCCGGCCtgcctcccccacacatgctcctTCCGTCCTCAAGGCAGCTCTGGGCAGACTGgtgtccctgccccccctccccccaggggagACGAAGGTGGGTGTGAGCTGGCCTGGGGCAGTGAACGGGAGGCTGGCCAGCGGAGACCCTTCCTCAGGGTCCCAGCGCCACGTTTGTTTCCAAGGCCACGTTCCGCCCCCAGCACACTTTCTGGGAAATCTGGGTCATTTTACCCGGAACCAATGGAGGGTCATTGTCATCGATGCTGTCAACAGCCTTCCGCTTGAGGCTCCCAGGCCTCCCCCAAGGGGCAGCCAGCCGGGCCCAGGAAACCTGCTCTCTTcggcagatggggggggggggggggcgggcagccaGAACTGCCTCCAACCGTGGCCACTGGGACTCCTGGCCCTTGCCCTTCCTCGGGACCCCAGGTCAGCCTGCGGGCCAGGGTCGGTGGGCCGGGCAGTGGGGCAGGTGAGCGGCTGGCGTGGACTCTGGGTGGGGAGACAGCACACAGGTGAACCTGCAGGGCGGGCCTTCCTGCTGGGGAAGCATCAGGAGGGCTCAGAGCGCTGTTGGCCAAGACCTGGGATGCCGGGGCTCCCTTCTTCCCGGGACCCCTAGACGTTGGCCGGCTCTTCCTGCCGCCTTCCCACAGCTCACTCTGCCTGGCCGCCGCCTCCCC
This window encodes:
- the SSTR5 gene encoding somatostatin receptor type 5, with the translated sequence MEPLFPVPTLAAWNASAAAAPGAGGHNGTLAGPAASPGARAVVVPVLYLLVCVVGLGGNALVIYVVLRHAKMKTVTNIYILNLAVADVLLMLGLPFLATQNAVSYWPFGPVLCRLVMTLDGINQFTSVFCLTVMSVDRYLAVVHPIRSARWRRPRVAKLASAGVWTFSLLMSLPLVVFADIQEGWDTCNVSWPEPVGLWGAVFIIYTSVLGFFGPLLVICLCYLLIVVKVKASGVRVGATRRRSERKATRMVVVVVVVFAGCWLPFFIVNIVNLAFVLPAEPASAGAYFFVVVLSYANSCANPVLYGFLSDNFRQSFRKVLCLRKGYGAEDAEAAEPQADKSGRLREATTPARGSEANGLMQTSRL